The genome window AGCGATTGGAGAATATCAACGACATCTTCGCCCGCATGCACGAGGGTGATATCCAGGGCCGTGTCGTCATCGACTTTGAGAAATAGACACCATGCAAGCCATGGTCCTGACAGTTAACGGCTCGCCGCTCGAATGGATCGAGCGGCCGGATCCTGTTCCCGGTCCCGGTGAGCTCCGTGTCCGTGTGGCAGCGTGCGGCGTGTGCCGGACCGATCTGCATGTAACGGATGGCGAGTTGCCCAATCCGCGCCTGCCGATCATTCCGGGTCACGAAATCGTCGGTTACGTCGATGCTCTCGGCGAGGGGGTTTCCGGGTTCCATATCGGTGAGCGAGTTGGCATTCCCTGGCTCGGTCATACTTGCGGGGCGTGTCCATATTGCCGGTCAGGGCATGAGAACCTTTGCGATGCGCCCGAGTTCACGGGCTACACACGTGACGGTGGCTATGCGACGATGGTGACTGCCGAAGCACAATTCACCTTTCCACTCGGCGGACCAGGCAACGACGTCGATCTCGCGCCACTTCTCTGCGCCGGGCTTATTGGCTGGCGCTCCCTCGTCATGGCGGGCGATGGCAAGCGTCTCGGTCTTTATGGCTTTGGCGCGGCGGCGCATATCATCGCCCAGATTGCCCGATGGCAAGGTCGCGACATCTACGCATTTACCAGGCCGGGCAATCTTGCCTCGCAACGTTTTGCACTCGATCTGGGCGCGCATTGGGCTGGCGGCTCCGACGAGACACCGCCGGAATTCCTTGACGCCGCGATCCTGTTCGCCCCCGTTGGCGCCCTTGTGCCTCAGGCACTCAGGGCGGTTCGCAAGGGAGGGCAAGTCGTCTGTGCCGGAATTCACATGAGCGATATTCCGAGTTTTCCTTATTCCCTGTTGTGGGAAGAACGGAAGGTTGTTTCCGTCGCCAATCTGACACGCAAGGATGCTCTGGAGTTTCTGTCTCTCGCCTTGCAAATCGGCGTCAAGACACAAATCACGACGTATCCATTGAGAGATGCCAATCGGGCGCTCTCCGATCTGCGCGCAGGCTGCTTCGATGGTGCGGCAGTGCTGGTGCCTCAGGCCGGAACCGGCAAACAGCTTGATCTCTCATGCGCCAATGGATGCAGACTGCATTTAAAGCAGGGCTATTAGCATAGATTCGGCAAGGCCGTAATCAGCGAGCGCCCAGGCCATGATCCTGATTATATTGTTGTGTTTGCCTGTCCCGCGCAAGGTCAGTTTGATCTATTACTAAAACATGCCAATTTTGTAGGAAATATTTCATTGTAGATACAATTGATCTCCTATACAAAGATGATGTGAGCCCGCCGCAAGCGGATTAGGGCAAATGATTTACGTGAAGGTTCTCGATCATGTCTGATACGCCTCATCTGACGTCCCTCGGCGATGAAGCCGCCCGCCAGCTTGCCAATGCGACCAAGACTGTGCCGCAGATGGTGTCGATCAGTCCGCGCTGGCTGGTGCATTGCCTGGAGTGGATGCCGGTTGAGGCAGGTATTCTCCGCGTTAACCGGGTCAAGAACGAGGAAAACGTCATTGTCGGCTGCTCCGGACGCGATGAACGCGAATTGCCGCAGACCTTCGTCGATTATGAACCTAACCCGCGTGAGTACATGTTGTGCGCGGTCAATACGGTGGTGGATGTCCACACGCGGATCTCGGACCTCTATTCTTCGCCGCACAACCAGATCTCGGAGCAGCTTCGCCTGTCGATCGAGGTCATCAAGGAACAGCAGGAAAGCCAGCTCATCAATTCCGAGGAATATGGTCTGCTGGCGAATGTGGCCAAGTCGCAGCGGATCGAAAGCCCCACCGGTTTGCCGACACCTGATGCGATGGACAGCCTTATCGCCAAGTGCTGGAAGGAGCCTGGATTTTTCCTCGCGCACCCCGACACAATTGCCGCATTCGGTCGTGAGTGCACCCGCCGCGGCGTGCCGCCGGCAACCATCACCATGTTTGGCTCGCCGTTCCTCAGCTGGCGTGGCATTCCGATTGTTCCGTCCGACAAGGTGCCGGTCGTCAATGGCAAGTCATCGATCATCCTGCTGCGTGTCGGCCAGCAGCGGCAGGGCGTAGTCGGTCTGTTCCAGCCGAACTTGCCGGGTGAACAGTCGATGGGCCTGTCGGTTCGCTTCATGGGTATCAATGATAAGGCGATCGCCTCCTATCTCGTGTCGCTCTATTGCTCGCTTGTGATTCTGACCGACGATGCGGCGGCAGTTCTCGAAAACATCGATATCACGCAGTTCCACACCTATGCCTGATCCCAACGCACCTGCAGATCTGACCAGCCCGCCAGGGATGCCGGATACGGCTGCGCTGGCGGAAATGGCAAATGCCTTCTTCCGGGCATTGCCGGGAAGTGCTGGGGCCTTTGGTCCGGCATCGCCCGCCCAACAACAACCGACTGCGCCGGCAGTGGCGGGGGCAGGCTTTGCCCCGCCATCTATGCCTGCACCGCCGATTCCGGCTGCCGCTCGCGTCGTTCCGACCGTGCCGGGACCGAGCCCGTTCGCGACCCTTCCGGTCTCGGCGGATCCCAATCTCGGCTCGATTGCCAACCAGAACCGCAGCTCCGAGCCGGGGCTCTATATAACAGGCTTTGCTGCACAGCGTCCGGAGGCTGCGTTGCGGCCTATCCCGTCGCTCGATCAGACATTGCCGAACGAGTCCGAGTTGAAGGAACTGCTTGCCGGACATGATCATCGTCCGGCATCGGGGCTGGCCATCCAGCAACCGGCAGGCGGTGGAACTGCTCCGAGCATCGGGCAGTCGTCGGGTGACCCCTATTTCCTGAAGCCCCTGCCGCAGCCACCAGCGGTGGCTCCGGCGGTCAAGGTGCCGCTGAACCAGCCTTCGACGCATGGGGAAGGTGCCGCCAGCTCTGGTGCAGGCTTCAACCCTTATCTGGTGCGTCAGGATTTTCCGATCCTCAATGAGCGCGTTAATGGAAAGCCGCTCATTTGGCTCGATAATGCCGCGACGACACAAAAGCCGCGCGCGGTCATCGACCGGCTAAGCTATTTCTACGAGCACGAGAACTCCAATATCCATCGCGCCGCCCACACATTGGCGGCGCGGGCGACGGATGCCTATGAGGCAGCGCGCGAGGAAGTGCGCCAATTCATCAATGCCGGCTCGACGGATGAAATCGTCTTCGTGCGTGGCACCACCGAAGGTATCAACCTTGTCGCCGAGACTTGGGGGCGCGCCAATATCGGGCCCGGCGACGAAATCCTGATCACCTGGCTGGAACACCACGCCAATATCGTGCCGTGGCATCGTCTGGCAAAGTCGGTTGGAGCCAAGCTCAAGGTCGCACCCGTCGATGACAATGGCGATATCATTGTTGAGGCTTTCGCGAGCCTGCTGACGCCACGTACAAAGCTCGTGTCGCTGACGCAGGTGTCGAATGCACTTGGCACCGTGACGCCGGCGGCGCTTCTGGTGGCGATGGCGCATGCGGCGGGGGCGAAAGTGCTCGTCGATGGCGCGCAGTCGGTTTCCCATATGCCGACTGATGTGCTGGCGCTTGATGCCGATTGGTTCGTTCTCTCCGGACATAAGGTGTTCGGCCCGACGGGCATCGGCGCGCTGTACGGCAAGAAGGCAATCCTCGATTCCATGCCGCCCTATCAGAGCGGCGGCAACATGATCGCGGATGTGACCTTCGAAGAGATCCGCTATCAGCCGCCGCCGTTTCTGTTCGAGGCGGGCACCGGCAATATCGCGGATGCCGTGGGTCTGGGCGCGGCGCTGGCATATCTCTCTCGTCTCGGCCTTCCGGCTGTGGCAGCGCACGAACATGCCCTCATTGAGGATTGTGTGCGGCAGCTGAAGACAATTTCGGACGTCAGGATCATCGGCAATCCGAAGGAGCGTGCTGGCGTTGTTTCCTTCATTGTTGATGGCATGAAGACCGAGGACGTTGGCAAGGCTCTGTCGCGTGATGGTATCGCCGTGCGCTCCGGACATCATTGTGCCCAGCCGATTCTGAGGCGCTTTGGGATTGAGAGCTCGGTGCGGCCGTCTTTTGCGGTCTACAACACGCATGAGGATATCGATGCGTTGATCCGCTCGGTCTGGCGCATCAAGGCAGGACGCTGAAGCTGTAACTGGGCGAGTGGCGCAAAAAGGGAGGGCTGATGACCAGGTTGCATGCAACCGTCGATGCCATTGGCGCTACCGCCCAGATCAAGGCCAATCCCAGCAGGAATAAAAAGCCGCCGATTGACTGGCGGCTTTATGAAGAGCACCCTTTCTGCACCGGCTCGGTATAGTTGGTATTTTTGACCTCTCGTTTTGTCTTGATCCGGATGAATGGATGGCCCTGCGCCCGTGTGGCGATCCTCTGTTCAAGCGCGGACCGGTCATCCGTGAGCAAGGCGCGCCTCGCCTTCTCCAAAGCCCGGCAGATCGCCCGCGATCGCGTGCATGAACCGGTAGGCGACCTCTTGGGCTGTTCGCCTTTGCTGGCGTAGATGCACCGTCTTGCGGGCATCGTTGACAAGACGCGTTCATGATTTGCTGTTTTCAGACAGCGTTTCATCGCAACCTGGTCTCCTGGGATGTGATAGGCTCAGGCCATCATTCATTTTTACCAGTCGGGGAGCATGGTCTTGCAAGCGGATAGTCCTGAAAACAACATGCGCAGCGAACTGCTCGACGATTTTTATGCGTCGGGCGACCTGGCGGTGGCGTTGCCCAAATATGAATTTCCTCAGCAGGAACACGCACCGCGCCATGTTTTTGCGTCAATCCGTGATGAACTGATGCTGGATGGCAATTCGCGGCAGAATCTGGCCACGTTCTGCCAGACCTGGGTGGATGACGAAATCCATGAGCTGATGAACCTGTCGATCGACAAGAACATGATCGACAAGGATGAGTACCCGCAGACTGCCGAGATCGAGAACCGGTGTGTCGCGATGCTGGCCGATCTGTGGCATGCGCCTGATCCCCGTGGTACGATGGGATGCTCGACAGTTGGGTCGTCAGAAGCCGCGATGCTGGGCGGTCTGGCCATGAAATGGCGCTGGCGCAAGGCGCGGCAGGCGGCGGGGCTTCCTGTGGACAGGCCCAACCTCATCTGCGGCCCGGTGCAGATATGCTGGCATAAATTCGCCCGTTATTTCGATGTCGAGCTGCGCGAAATTCCGCTTGAGGGCGACCGGTTATTGATGAATGTGGAGGAAGTGCTGAAACGCGTCGATGAAAATACCATCGGCGTGGTGCCTACTCTCGGTGTGACCTTTACCTGCCAGTATGAGCCGGTCAGGGAGGTCAGCGATGCGCTGGATCGATTGCAGGCTGAAACCGGCCTCGATATCCCCATTCATGTGGACGGCGCCAGTGGTGGTTTTCTGGCTCCTTTCTGTGCCTCCGACCTTGTGTGGGATTTCCGTCTGCCGCGTGTGAAGTCGATTAACACATCCGGGCATAAATTCGGCCTCGCCCCGCTGGGCGTGGGTTGGATCATCTGGCGGGAGGCCGCCGATCTGCCGGAGGAGCTGGTTTTCAACGTCAATTACCTCGGCGGCGATATGCCCAATTTCGCGCTGAATTTTTCCCGTCCGGGCGGACAGGTTGTCTCGCAGTATTATAATTTCCTCCGGCTGGGGCGGGAGGGATACACGAAAATCCAATCCGCCTGTTACGCCACCGCGCAATATCTGGCGAAGCAGATCGCGCAGATGGGGCCGTTCCACATCCTGTATGATGGAGACCCGGCCACCGGTATTCCGGCCTTGTGCTGGACCTTAAAGGACGGGGCCGGGATCGGTGGTTACACGCTCTATGATCTGGCGGATCGGCTGCGCAGCCGCGGCTGGCAGGTGCCGGCCTATTCCATGCCTGCCAATCGTGAGGATCTGGTGATCCAGCGTATTCTGGTGCGGCATGGGGTCAGCTTTGATCTGGCGACCCTGCTGATCGAGGATATCAGCCGCGCGGTGGATTTCTTTGCGAAACACCCGGTTTCAAGACCGATGACGCTGGAGGAAGCTGGTAGCTTCAACCATAACTGATCGGTCGCGCAGCACTCTCTTTGCCAACGGCATGGCGATGGCGGTGCAGATCAGTG of Granulibacter bethesdensis contains these proteins:
- a CDS encoding zinc-dependent alcohol dehydrogenase family protein, which produces MQAMVLTVNGSPLEWIERPDPVPGPGELRVRVAACGVCRTDLHVTDGELPNPRLPIIPGHEIVGYVDALGEGVSGFHIGERVGIPWLGHTCGACPYCRSGHENLCDAPEFTGYTRDGGYATMVTAEAQFTFPLGGPGNDVDLAPLLCAGLIGWRSLVMAGDGKRLGLYGFGAAAHIIAQIARWQGRDIYAFTRPGNLASQRFALDLGAHWAGGSDETPPEFLDAAILFAPVGALVPQALRAVRKGGQVVCAGIHMSDIPSFPYSLLWEERKVVSVANLTRKDALEFLSLALQIGVKTQITTYPLRDANRALSDLRAGCFDGAAVLVPQAGTGKQLDLSCANGCRLHLKQGY
- a CDS encoding family 2A encapsulin nanocompartment shell protein, with translation MSDTPHLTSLGDEAARQLANATKTVPQMVSISPRWLVHCLEWMPVEAGILRVNRVKNEENVIVGCSGRDERELPQTFVDYEPNPREYMLCAVNTVVDVHTRISDLYSSPHNQISEQLRLSIEVIKEQQESQLINSEEYGLLANVAKSQRIESPTGLPTPDAMDSLIAKCWKEPGFFLAHPDTIAAFGRECTRRGVPPATITMFGSPFLSWRGIPIVPSDKVPVVNGKSSIILLRVGQQRQGVVGLFQPNLPGEQSMGLSVRFMGINDKAIASYLVSLYCSLVILTDDAAAVLENIDITQFHTYA
- a CDS encoding SufS family cysteine desulfurase, whose amino-acid sequence is MPDPNAPADLTSPPGMPDTAALAEMANAFFRALPGSAGAFGPASPAQQQPTAPAVAGAGFAPPSMPAPPIPAAARVVPTVPGPSPFATLPVSADPNLGSIANQNRSSEPGLYITGFAAQRPEAALRPIPSLDQTLPNESELKELLAGHDHRPASGLAIQQPAGGGTAPSIGQSSGDPYFLKPLPQPPAVAPAVKVPLNQPSTHGEGAASSGAGFNPYLVRQDFPILNERVNGKPLIWLDNAATTQKPRAVIDRLSYFYEHENSNIHRAAHTLAARATDAYEAAREEVRQFINAGSTDEIVFVRGTTEGINLVAETWGRANIGPGDEILITWLEHHANIVPWHRLAKSVGAKLKVAPVDDNGDIIVEAFASLLTPRTKLVSLTQVSNALGTVTPAALLVAMAHAAGAKVLVDGAQSVSHMPTDVLALDADWFVLSGHKVFGPTGIGALYGKKAILDSMPPYQSGGNMIADVTFEEIRYQPPPFLFEAGTGNIADAVGLGAALAYLSRLGLPAVAAHEHALIEDCVRQLKTISDVRIIGNPKERAGVVSFIVDGMKTEDVGKALSRDGIAVRSGHHCAQPILRRFGIESSVRPSFAVYNTHEDIDALIRSVWRIKAGR
- a CDS encoding DUF2239 family protein produces the protein MHLRQQRRTAQEVAYRFMHAIAGDLPGFGEGEARLAHG
- a CDS encoding glutamate decarboxylase, encoding MRSELLDDFYASGDLAVALPKYEFPQQEHAPRHVFASIRDELMLDGNSRQNLATFCQTWVDDEIHELMNLSIDKNMIDKDEYPQTAEIENRCVAMLADLWHAPDPRGTMGCSTVGSSEAAMLGGLAMKWRWRKARQAAGLPVDRPNLICGPVQICWHKFARYFDVELREIPLEGDRLLMNVEEVLKRVDENTIGVVPTLGVTFTCQYEPVREVSDALDRLQAETGLDIPIHVDGASGGFLAPFCASDLVWDFRLPRVKSINTSGHKFGLAPLGVGWIIWREAADLPEELVFNVNYLGGDMPNFALNFSRPGGQVVSQYYNFLRLGREGYTKIQSACYATAQYLAKQIAQMGPFHILYDGDPATGIPALCWTLKDGAGIGGYTLYDLADRLRSRGWQVPAYSMPANREDLVIQRILVRHGVSFDLATLLIEDISRAVDFFAKHPVSRPMTLEEAGSFNHN